A region of the Leptospira venezuelensis genome:
GAAGTTCATCTAGTTATTTCCCCCTTATATTGCTCACTGTTGATTCTAAGAGCTGCACCTGCTCCAATGATCAAAACAGCATCCAAAAAGGATCCGAATTCGCTTCCTATTGGAACTCCTGATTTTAGAAGTAGAGTAAGTAAGAATGTCCCGTTCTCAAAGATGCTGAAACATGCGATTACACCTATCCAGTTCCTTCTAACTACAAATCCGATCACTCCAATGTATATTAAAAGAAGCACATATAGTAATCCATACTGATGTGATTTCCCAAAGAATGCCGAAACTATATCCATGAAGATGTAACATGCTGCCGCACCTGCAAATAAAAGTGCAAGTGTTGGAAGATATCCTACTTTAGGAAAAGTTGATTCTGGTGAATGTATCCTTCTCGCGGTCCAAAAAAGAATAATAGGAGTTAATATTCCTTTGAAAACGATTACCATTCCTGCTAAAAATATAGAATGGAAACCGTCTCCGCTTTCTTCCTGGTACAACGGTAGAAGTAAAAGAAAACCTTGGATCCCCAAAAGGATGACTACCCTTTTGAGTCTGTTTTCTAAAAGAATGACCACTCCGGTCAGTAGTATAATGAGATAACTAACGTCTGCGCTCATATTTATTTACCTAGTTTCAGAAGAATTCCCAAGATCAGCATGAAAATAAAATTCAAGCCGAGTAATTCAGGGATCCAAATCCATTTTCGTCGAGTGCTGTTTGCTTCCCAATATCCGATTAACGCGGAGAGAAGAATGGCTCCTCCAAACGAAGCTAATTCTTTCCAAATAGGAACGGAAGAAACTCCTAAGAATACTTCTACGTGTTCCAATCCTAATTTGGTAAGAAGTAAGAACAAAGAAGCAGTTTTAAATTGGTGGGCTAACTCAAAGAATGCCCTCGTTCTTCCGGAGGCTTCTAATAACATTGCTTCGTGAACCATTGTGAGCTCTAAGTGAGTTCTTGGATCGTCAAATGGCGGTTTGGCGAGTTCAGAAAGGACAATCAATGTCGCTCCCAGGAAGAATAATATCGCAAAAGAAATATGTGCGAAGTTTTCATGGAAAACTACGTTTGATTCCAATACCACAAGAACCAGGATCAGGATCGGTTCACCGAATATGAAAAGAAGAGTTTCTCTTGCTGCTCCCATTCCACCAAAAGAAGTTCCGTTTTCCACTGCGTAAGCCACAGTAGCGAATCGGATCATTCCTATTAAAAATGGGATCAGTAATAAGGAGGCCCATTCAAAAGAAACCAGAGACCAAAGAACTAATCCGAAAGCAAAAGCGAATATCGCAGAACTTTCTGAGAAAAATCCAGAGAAAGGACCATCTATCGGACTTTTTCTGATCATTCGGATTGTGTCATATAGGATCTGCAGAACGGGTGCACCTCTTCTGCCTTGGGCATAAGCCCTGATCTTTTGGAGAACGCCTCCGCATAAGAAAGGAAGAGATATAAAGGCTAAAATCTGGATCAGAATGCCCAATAAGAAAGTAGCTGTGACCATATGTCTCCCTCCGCAAGACGAACGATGATGATTACGATCAAAATTGTTAATACAGTAAAAGAAGAATAAGTTAAGTCTACAGAGATGGATTCATCATCCGCTCCTCTGATCTTAGCTTTCAAAGAGGAAAGTATTCTTAATAAAATCTTAATGAACCCTTTGTCTAATCTGGAATTGCCCGCTTCATCAGCAAAATATCTGCCTAAAGGAGCGGCTAGCGGATCGGAAAGAGCCGAACTCGTGATCGCTACCTCCGATCCGCCGAATAAGCCGCCGCAATCCCACAGTTTTCTCTCTTTGATCTTATGTCTGAGTCCTAACAACCCTACACTTAACAGTATCACAAGGCCAATTACGTTCAAGATCCCGATCCCTCTGAACCAGGAAAAATCCAACCATTCTACCCTCACTGCATAATAGTTTGTGAAGCTAAGAATGATCAAAGGTGAGATCAATACCAAGGCGCCGGTTAAGAATAAGGAAACGCTGATAGTCGTATTCTTTCCATGGTCTTCGAAATTTGTTCGAGGTCTGGAAAGAACAAGTCCTAGGAATAGTTTTAAATGAGCGGCTGCTCCCACAGCTAAACCTGTACAGACTAAAATTAGAAGCGGAAGAACAAGTGCCGCACTAGTATCGGCAACTTCTAAAACCGCGGATAATAATTTGATAAATGTGGATTCTGATAAGAAACCGGTAGTTCCAGGAATGGCAAGAAAACTCATAGTTCCGATTGCGGCGAGGAATGTAGGAATTCCACTGATCCTTCCTATCCCCGTGTTTTCATCTGCTCCGGATCTACCGGATAATTTAGTTAGATATCCGAAAAATAAGAATTGGAATGTTTTGCTAATGCTGTGGTGAACCAAAGAGATCAGGAAAAGGACCGCAAATGCCTTGCTCAGCATCCTTAAACTTTCCTGTTCGCTATCTTGCCAATAAGCTGAGAGAAGTAAGCTCAACCATAAGAAGTTCATATTCTCAACCGTGCTATAAGCAATGGATTTTTTGACTTCTCTACTGAATAGTGCAGTAATACCTGCCCATAATACTCCAATTCCGGCTAATGGTATAAGGATGGCTGCATAATGGGTTCCGAGTAAAAGTGGAAGAGCAAATTTAGAAAATAATACAAGAGGTAGATTGACTAATAATCCGGAGTAAGCTGCAGAAGCGTGAGCAGGTGCACCCGCGTGAGCTTCCGGTAACCAAAAATGAACGCCGAAAAATGCTGATTTGATCAAAAGTCCCAAGATCAGGAAAAATAATCCGGATCTTGGATCGTTCGAAAAGATCCAGAACGTAAAACAGAAGGCCCCGATCCCGCCTGCAGCAACTAATGCCACGAAACTTCGGATGGAGGCATCATTCCATTTGCCTCCGATATAAAGAAGAAAGGCGCTTATTGTGGACAGCTCCCAGAAAAGAACCAGCCACAAACTTTTTCCTACCAGGTAACAAATCCCTGTGCTTAGAAAAAAAATGGCGTAACCAAAAATGACCAACGCCTTTCTTTCTTTTTCATAACCGTATACATATACGGCTATAAAACTGCCTAGTATCGCTTGGAGAGATAACCCAAGACCGATCGAACTATCTTTCCCGAA
Encoded here:
- a CDS encoding formate hydrogenase, translated to MSADVSYLIILLTGVVILLENRLKRVVILLGIQGFLLLLPLYQEESGDGFHSIFLAGMVIVFKGILTPIILFWTARRIHSPESTFPKVGYLPTLALLFAGAAACYIFMDIVSAFFGKSHQYGLLYVLLLIYIGVIGFVVRRNWIGVIACFSIFENGTFLLTLLLKSGVPIGSEFGSFLDAVLIIGAGAALRINSEQYKGEITR
- a CDS encoding NADH-quinone oxidoreductase subunit H, coding for MVTATFLLGILIQILAFISLPFLCGGVLQKIRAYAQGRRGAPVLQILYDTIRMIRKSPIDGPFSGFFSESSAIFAFAFGLVLWSLVSFEWASLLLIPFLIGMIRFATVAYAVENGTSFGGMGAARETLLFIFGEPILILVLVVLESNVVFHENFAHISFAILFFLGATLIVLSELAKPPFDDPRTHLELTMVHEAMLLEASGRTRAFFELAHQFKTASLFLLLTKLGLEHVEVFLGVSSVPIWKELASFGGAILLSALIGYWEANSTRRKWIWIPELLGLNFIFMLILGILLKLGK
- a CDS encoding proton-conducting transporter membrane subunit, whose translation is MTVLAYLSVITSLLAPFLIGNVLGVDFFGKDSSIGLGLSLQAILGSFIAVYVYGYEKERKALVIFGYAIFFLSTGICYLVGKSLWLVLFWELSTISAFLLYIGGKWNDASIRSFVALVAAGGIGAFCFTFWIFSNDPRSGLFFLILGLLIKSAFFGVHFWLPEAHAGAPAHASAAYSGLLVNLPLVLFSKFALPLLLGTHYAAILIPLAGIGVLWAGITALFSREVKKSIAYSTVENMNFLWLSLLLSAYWQDSEQESLRMLSKAFAVLFLISLVHHSISKTFQFLFFGYLTKLSGRSGADENTGIGRISGIPTFLAAIGTMSFLAIPGTTGFLSESTFIKLLSAVLEVADTSAALVLPLLILVCTGLAVGAAAHLKLFLGLVLSRPRTNFEDHGKNTTISVSLFLTGALVLISPLIILSFTNYYAVRVEWLDFSWFRGIGILNVIGLVILLSVGLLGLRHKIKERKLWDCGGLFGGSEVAITSSALSDPLAAPLGRYFADEAGNSRLDKGFIKILLRILSSLKAKIRGADDESISVDLTYSSFTVLTILIVIIIVRLAEGDIWSQLLSYWAF